TTAAAATAATGGCGACAGAACTAGATAAAACGGATTTTAAGATTCTTAAATTGTTACAGGAAAATGGTAGGATGACCAACTTGCTTTTATCTCAGGAGATTGGACTTTCACCAGCCCCAACATTGGAGAGAGTAAGGAAACTAGAGGTTTCGGGGTTTATTAAAAGTTATCATGCCTTGGTTGATGAAGAAAAGCTAGGCTTAGGAATAAAAACCTTTATCCAGGTTCAACTGGATTTTCATAAGAACAATACGATTCAGATTTTTCTGGATGAGGTAAATCAGATTAAAGAAATTACGGAATGCCACCATGTGACAGGCCAGGCTGATTTTTTACTTAAGGTGTACGTGAATGATATTAAAGCTTATGAGCGTTTGATTATGGATAAGATCAGTAAAATATCTGTAGTGAAGACGTTTCAGACGATGATGATAATGTCTACTACCAAGAAAGAACCTATCGTTCCTTTGGAGTACTAGATTTAAGAATTAAAAATGAAAGGGCCCATGTCACATCATTGATGATCTGGGCTCTTTCATTTTTTAGGAGATTTGCCAGTTAATTGGGCTTTGTCCTTGCTCAATTAGTTTAGCATTGGTTTTTGAAAAAGGCCCACTCCCCAGAAAGCCATTATAGGCTGAAAAGGGTGAGGGGTGTGCTGCAGCAATGATGGTATGTTTACTTTTGTCAATTAACACCGATTTATTTTGTGCATATCTTCCCCATAATAAAAAGATCAGCCCCGTTCTTTTTTCAGACAGTTCACTAATAATTTTATCTGTAAAGGTTTCCCAACCCATTCTTTGGTGCGAACCGGCTTCATGGGCTCTTACTGTTAGTGTTGCATTTAGCAATAAAACACCTTCATCTGCCCATTGGGTTAGGTTGCCATGATTGGGAACAGAAAAGCCGGGTATATCTGTAGCTAATTCTTTATATATGTTTTTTAAAGATGGGGGTACGGCAATGCCTTTTTGAACAGAAAAGGATAAACCATGGGCCTGTCCGGTACCATGATATGGGTCTTGTCCAAGAATAACCACTTTTACTTTATCAAAAGGAGTATGGTTTAATGCACTGAATATATCTTCACCTTTAGGATAAATGATATGACCTTTTTGTTTTTCTTCAAGCAAAAAGGTTTTTAGGGATTTCATATAAGGTTTTTCAAACTCATCGCTTAAAACTTTTAACCAGCTTTCTTCTATGGAAACGGACATCTGTTATTTCTTTTTTTGCTGAAATTATCACTTTAAATCTACTTTTTGGTATTTAAACACGATATTTGCAAAAAAAATACAATAGAATATGCCAAATGTAGTTCGTCTTATTTTAGGTTTTGCAGTGTTGGGTGGTGCAATAGCGCTTATGATCTTCGGTTTTTGGGGATGGGGTGTTTTGGCCGTTTTTATAAGCATCTTAATTATAGTTACTTATTTCTTTAATGAGAATATGTTATTGGCTCAGTGGTTTCTGAGAAAAGATAATATGGGTAAAGCGGAAGCTTACTTAAACAGAATAACCAATTACGAAAAACAATTGATTAGAGTGCAGCATGGTTATTACAATTTATTGATAGGCTTGATTGAATCAAGAAAAGCACCAATGCAGTCAGAGAAATATTTTAAGAAATCTCTTTCTTTAGGAATGCATATGGATCACAATATTGCTTTGGCAAAGTTAAGTCTGGCAGGAATTGCAATGGCTAAGAGAAATAAGAGAGAAGCTCAGATGTACTTAACTGAGGCAAAGAAAGCGGATAAGAATAAATTGCTTGCTGACCAGATTAAACAATTGAAAGATCAGCTTGGAATGATGGACAGACAACAACAAGTAAGATACAGGTAATCAAACCTATAAAAATAGCGAAAGGCCACATGCAAATGTGGCCTTTTATTTTTCGCTTAATCTGTCAAAATTTTCGTTCTCTTCCGAGTAAACTCCTCTGCTGATGATATCATCTTCCATATCATTTTTGCTGAAGAACAATTGCTCCGATTGTATTCTGGTGATCAACTGACGTATTAAGGTCAGATCAAAGGACTCTTTGTTAAGTTTTATACAGTATTCTTTCTCTGTGATTTCTAGACTTGAACTGTTCATATACTTTCAATTTAAATATGTATAAAAATAAAAAAAGCTTGCTACAGTTTTTGTAGCAAGCTTTTAAGTTTATGTTATTTATATGTTAAGAAAACCAGGCTGTAACCTCTTCTTTCGAAGGCATGCTTAAGTCCAGTTTAAGTTTTTTACGCATTCCACCCAGGTCATTAAATACTTTGTTAGGGTTTGCTGCTTTCAGTTCTTCTATCGTGTTGATGTTCATTTTTCTGATTACCTGAACCCATTCAGCAGGAATACCGGCATTTACAAAATCTTCATCTGTAGTTACTTTAGCTTTCTTCTCCGGTCTCATCTGAGGGAAGAATAATACTTCTTGTATGGTGGATTGATTG
This is a stretch of genomic DNA from Candidatus Pedobacter colombiensis. It encodes these proteins:
- a CDS encoding Lrp/AsnC family transcriptional regulator — translated: MATELDKTDFKILKLLQENGRMTNLLLSQEIGLSPAPTLERVRKLEVSGFIKSYHALVDEEKLGLGIKTFIQVQLDFHKNNTIQIFLDEVNQIKEITECHHVTGQADFLLKVYVNDIKAYERLIMDKISKISVVKTFQTMMIMSTTKKEPIVPLEY
- the ung gene encoding uracil-DNA glycosylase; translated protein: MSVSIEESWLKVLSDEFEKPYMKSLKTFLLEEKQKGHIIYPKGEDIFSALNHTPFDKVKVVILGQDPYHGTGQAHGLSFSVQKGIAVPPSLKNIYKELATDIPGFSVPNHGNLTQWADEGVLLLNATLTVRAHEAGSHQRMGWETFTDKIISELSEKRTGLIFLLWGRYAQNKSVLIDKSKHTIIAAAHPSPFSAYNGFLGSGPFSKTNAKLIEQGQSPINWQIS
- a CDS encoding DUF2892 domain-containing protein, with the translated sequence MPNVVRLILGFAVLGGAIALMIFGFWGWGVLAVFISILIIVTYFFNENMLLAQWFLRKDNMGKAEAYLNRITNYEKQLIRVQHGYYNLLIGLIESRKAPMQSEKYFKKSLSLGMHMDHNIALAKLSLAGIAMAKRNKREAQMYLTEAKKADKNKLLADQIKQLKDQLGMMDRQQQVRYR